One genomic window of Papilio machaon chromosome 17, ilPapMach1.1, whole genome shotgun sequence includes the following:
- the LOC106721477 gene encoding abscission/NoCut checkpoint regulator, producing MACNSCFKAFSIFRQEKGCPNCGFSYCSKCLNYKMFVKKLNEERKVCLKCSRLSINKPDKAHVIPTDAYNRNALSKDNMSTSKQNDNVETNRIDEEIKERLKKLKQPALSNIEVSNKDIAERLQKLKEDSVTSNDVKLHPSLATAGSSSVTVLDVKKKKSEQEEVNDLLVELEEKSKIDTKYNKDFENKLSEIEIRLQKLRSSNTNADIVGQTLKRNIPDNELTAPSQILGKAIKTEQEELNDLLKQLEEESKIEDLYNNDFVTKLNDLEKRLNNLKKSQSSTDEEVQKLKNNPVDEETVIREIIEKIQTDVNNKDTEELSTDLNNELPFCEICNEDAKVRCRGCNYLFCIRCFNEHKDEDCNEYEIYNAPK from the exons atgGCTTGCAATTCTTGCTTTAAAGCATTTTCTATATTTCGACAAgaa AAAGGTTGCCCAAATTGTGGGTTTAGCTATTGTTCAAAGTGTTTGAActacaaaatgtttgtaaaaaaattgaacgaAGAGAGAAAG GTTTGTCTTAAATGCTCACGTCTATCAATCAATAAACCAGATAAAGCACATGTCATTCCTACTGATGCTTACAATag GAATGCTTTATCCAAAGACAATATGAGTACTTCtaaacaaaatgataatgtTGAAACCAATAGGATTGAtgaagaaattaaagaaagattgaaaaaattaaaacaacctGCTTTGTCAAATATTGAAGTTAGTAATAAGGATATAGCAGAAAGATTACAGAAATTAAAGGAAGACTCTGTGACTTCAAATGATGTAAAATTACATCCAAGTTTAGCTACAGCAGGTAGTTCATCTGTTACTGTTTTGGATGTcaag AAGAAAAAAAGTGAACAAGAGGAAGTTAATGATTTACTAGTTGAGCTGGAGGAGAAATCTAAAATTGacacaaaatacaataaagattttgaaaataaactatcCGAAATTGAGATAAGACTGCAGAAATTAAGAAGTTCCAACACAAATGCGGACATAGTTggacaaacattaaaaaggaACATACCAGATAATGAACTAACAGCACCTAGCCAAATTTTAGGGaag gcAATAAAAACTGAACAAGAGGAacttaatgatttattaaaacaactgGAAGAGGAATCAAAAATTGAAGATCTGTATAACAACGATTTTGTTACGAAACTCAATGACCTTGAGAAAAGGttaaacaacttaaaaaaatcccAATCGAGTACAGATGAAGAGGttcaaaaattgaaaaataatccaGTTGATGAAGAAACTGTCATAAgagaaataattgaaaag ataCAAACAGATGTAAACAATAAAGATACAGAAGAGCTTTCaacagatttaaataatgagTTGCCATTTTGTGAAATATGCAATGAGGATGCCAAAGTTCGCTGTAGAGGATGTAATTACTTGTTCTGTATAAGATGTTTCAATGAACATAAAGATGAAGATTGtaatgaatatgaaatttataatgcaCCAAAATAG